TGAATTGATAAAACAATTTATGGATTACATAATTGTGGACATGCAACCTTATGCTACAGTATCAGGTGAAGGATTTAAACGTTTAAATTTCGCTGATCCATCTGGGccaaaacgttacaaattgaaGTACGAAAATACAGTCGAGTAGGGTCGATCGTTTCATTAAGCTTCGTTTGACGGCCGTCCAAGCCAGACATGAGTTAGAAGCAGTGCAGGGTGAAACCGTAAGTGAGCGTACGGTACGAAGTAGGTTCGAAGAAGCTTCATTTGTGCCCGCCAAGGCTCCAAGGCTCGAGGTAAATCATCGTAGAAAAAGGTTAACTTTTGCTCAGGAACATCGACTTTGGAACGCGGACCAATGGAATAAGGTATTGTTTAGTGATGAGTTCAGAATTCTCTTAAATCAAATTGACGGTGGTGGTGGATCAATAATGGTTTGGGCGGGCATTTGTTTGGGAGCTCGCACAGACTTGGTAGTGATTGACAGAGGGAGTACGACTGCAGACCGCTATATCAGATAACTTTTAGAACAAAATGTCGTACCATTTGCCCCATATATCGGtgacgattttgtttttatgcaggATAATGCTCGGCCGCATACCGCTCGGTTAACTCAAGCTTATCTTAATGATATGAATATCACTATTATGGAGTGGCCGGCGAGATCACCGGATATGAATCCAATATAGCACGTTTGGGACATGCTTAAAAGAAAAGTGAAGTCCAGAATTCCAGCTCCTACCAACGTGGGTGAACTGCGAATCGCCGTAGTTGAGGCACGGCGGAGACTATCCCAGGAGACCATCGATAACATCATTCTCAGTATGCCTAGACGGGTAGAAACTTTAATAAGAGCACGTGGAGGAAATACGcgatattgtaatttaattaattgtaattttaatattaattttcacttttttCGGTTACATGAAAAGCTCCATACAGTACCATTTTTCACAAATAGCCTTAAAATTTGTTCTTAATTTTAtctcattttaagtaaaacaaatgaaactttaaataataaaagaagtgtagtaagtagattttaaattaaaacaaaaacatctaGGGCTTAGagtctaaattatttaatattttaaataatgtttacgGTTGGCTAAGAGAccataatttagaaataaattttcaaaaaactaaaataatgcaATTTAGACCTTATCAAAAAACAGCCTCAACTATAAACTTCTCGTATAATGATGTTGTCCTAGAATGTGTCGTCGACTCGTTCACCCTACTCGGAATCGACATTGATTGTAACATAAATTGGAAACCacatatacaaaaaatttattgaaGAGGAAAAATAGATTTtcgtttcgttttatttaaaaccctTTCATCCCACGAACTTTTGGACCACCCCTCGTATGTCAAAGCGAACGGGCTACAATGCGTTTACAGAGATCTTCTACCTAGAGCCGCGAGGTCTATAAACCATAGACTTAAGCTGATCAACATGAACGTCTTTTGAAAAGGATTATAGAGTCATTCAGGGATCCAATGGCTGGTGACACTTGGTAAGGGAGTTTGGCTTTTCGTAGGATCAATGGGGCCaggacttgacttgacttgataAGTTCGCTTTTCCACATGTATTGGGTCTTTTGATCAAGTTTGATGTCAATCGTTTACAGACAAGTCGTATGGCACCGGCAGAATAGAATATTGCTAACACTCTCGCCCATGGGTGTCGTAAGAGGTGACTAAGGGCCGGCGCCCATTGTCGGCATCGGCACGACTGAGGATTTTAGGTGgcaaatagcaatatacattaACATAATGACAATAAGCGCTCGTTCAGACACGGCGGGAACCGCGCGATTATAGAATCGCATGGAAATCGCGCGGGTCTTATTTATATGAGTTAGTTAGTAATCGTTCAGACATAACCGCGCGGTTAATCAAGCCGCGCGGTTACCGCAACCCAACCGCCAGAAAATAGAATCGCGCTGCTCCCGCGCGTTTCTATTACTATGGAGTCTTTACTTCGCGTTCAGTTGCGTTGCGGATACCGCGCGGTGAGCACGTCACTGTTCGCGAGTTCGCCATGGATCGTTTCGACACTGAACTATTTATTGATGGTATGTTAGTTGCAGCTATATCTTTGTGTCTTGCCATGGAACACGCCCATCATTCACAAAGTAATGAGCGAATTTATCTCTGATATTCAAAGATGACGGTGTCCCTCTTCCCGCATGCAAGGTATTGAGATTAGTCATGGGTGCATTATATAaagtatctttaaattttagacCATCTCTAGTCCGCACATAGTTATGTAGAACACAAGAAGCTTTTATTATATCTTCGGCAAAATCTATGTTTACATTTATAGGCCTATGAAAGATGCGCCATTTGTTCGCCAAAATACCAAAAGTGCACTCAATATTACGTCGGGCTCTCGATAACCTATagttaaaaatccttttttcaTATGGTAAACATTTGCCTGAATATGGGCGCATTAAATTTTCTGCTAAGCCGAAGGCTTCATCTCCAACTATAACATAAGGCATTGGTGTTAGGTCTACATTAGATATTGGTTTAGGTGTTGGtatgtttaatgatttttctgtcaggcgtttataaaaaaccgaatttttaaatatagcagaaTCACTGCTTTTGCCATAAGCCCCAATATCAACATAAGTAAAGCAATAGTTGGCGTCGCAAAGTGCTAAGAGCACTATGGAAAAGTAATGTTTATAGTTATGATACAAAGAACCCGAATCAACAGGCTTTATAACTCGGATATGCTTGCCGTCTATAGCACCAATGCAAT
The sequence above is a segment of the Pararge aegeria chromosome Z, ilParAegt1.1, whole genome shotgun sequence genome. Coding sequences within it:
- the LOC120635980 gene encoding protein ALP1-like, which produces MEVDEEVCLLWLLLKKKKRKRRYWVHPILRDRLVHGQFVTLYPKLRMYDNKFFDYLRMSIKSFDELIELIRQDISCSETHLRPSVSPEEKLVITLRYLGTGCSFGELSYNYRLGKSTITGIVREVCKSLWNKLVNIVMPEATEDIWKTIARDFERYANFPNCIGAIDGKHIRVIKPVDSGSLYHNYKHYFSIVLLALCDANYCFTYVDIGAYGKSSDSAIFKNSVFYKRLTEKSLNIPTPKPISNVDLTPMPYVIVGDEAFGLAENLMRPYSGKCLPYEKRIFNYRLSRARRNIECTFGILANKWRIFHRPINVNIDFAEDIIKASCVLHNYVRTRDGLKFKDTLYNAPMTNLNTLHAGRGTPSSLNIRDKFAHYFVNDGRVPWQDTKI